The following proteins come from a genomic window of Aquimarina sp. MAR_2010_214:
- a CDS encoding DUF4280 domain-containing protein gives MSQKYVVVQGAKCKCQFGDGSDTLKITSHSKYYANDKDTADKLIATTMELGGATFEANTFGQCKLQPTGSSFKPCQIVVTKWDGFYEDVTFGNNGQILVEDSKAICPIAGSPCISIISHGQSSAGSVSSAKEADSNVHQQINPMVDTDGIDKEESNIEQVNFS, from the coding sequence ATGAGTCAGAAATATGTAGTAGTACAGGGAGCAAAATGTAAATGTCAATTTGGTGATGGGTCGGATACATTAAAAATAACGTCACATAGCAAATATTACGCCAATGATAAAGATACTGCAGACAAACTTATAGCGACTACAATGGAATTAGGGGGAGCTACTTTTGAAGCTAATACATTTGGACAATGTAAGTTACAACCAACAGGTAGTAGTTTTAAGCCTTGTCAAATTGTAGTGACCAAGTGGGATGGGTTTTATGAGGATGTTACCTTTGGTAATAATGGTCAGATATTAGTAGAAGATAGTAAAGCTATTTGTCCAATTGCAGGTAGCCCTTGTATAAGTATTATTAGTCACGGTCAATCCTCGGCAGGAAGTGTTAGTAGTGCTAAAGAAGCAGATAGTAATGTACATCAGCAAATCAATCCAATGGTTGATACTGATGGTATTGATAAAGAAGAATCAAATATTGAACAAGTGAACTTTTCATAA
- a CDS encoding OmpA family protein, giving the protein MPQGVEKITFTDPDVFNINNFVAANRAVDPPNNWIIKANRAVELKAVYYPDTPQTLYNTAKWIIQPKTGKIYSIDDRRDKTGDIGFLSMEPKFCGPQEFIIEAFTDQPTNQYPQQLTFRGYAPRKIVKATWSKTNGGEGIEGSIKYGDVVYLNVQTEGLNGSRLAVEVYDKTYAWGDNMVTSETVKCEEGEINIGFRNTFTWKSRWQVGEDDFYIKVKYGAEYVKDNHDDDIHARFLTIENDISSREVASSTTERPATVGQTQVNFERYELCRFEKITITDDSQDVVLFDQKSLGIDVEEGKKEFQVSETIHFDVDKSNIRDDAKPILEGIARLLIDNPRIPITLGAHCDSRADNDYNARLSLDRANSSKSHLVGLGVNGDLITTFGYGEERPLIPDPTDGTELTEEEHQLNRRVTIEFMIFGADAESIIFEVISGDTEFPKPITFQIDEFNTDQCIRRGMRNEDHRMEVPIKILTVDNNATNADTKQGSNFTSEVFSDMSRIGITPIKYIWPISSPQNQFQYHIHSCRYYAYPDKPTLLGNIYPDIKWKLEFFLNLSNELSVRWQNQSPAQHRELQQKAGRIGAENRWQQKDTSFGFEIEAKWNKSGEDSYARTQSLKVEFERKIKKLYDMFSSIGNIASGITNKTKGNIRNMGFRGVPAVFSVTPPNLSLTGNWFLKRAQESDKAIKEIGTQIEIEFKASPLIGLEITIDLIGAAIGVAAGAISGGSASTKAVELWQTFDDALNEGKGIGGEEAGADVKADVYVDLVLSGEISSEIGFSFNTVGDPNPGVKLELASKIGIELKAGILIEGEIRAWVVKANAYFKATASGKASITFGHGVEYDDKGLFYIPQLGFDGLDVEYEVSAAAGLSIEKDIVEGAPEVDWDNSWTILKDEYKELVPKFDVVKSLAELTGFDPKIPIMRNDS; this is encoded by the coding sequence ATGCCTCAAGGAGTAGAGAAAATTACGTTTACTGATCCAGATGTATTTAACATCAATAACTTTGTGGCCGCAAACCGCGCAGTAGACCCACCAAATAATTGGATCATAAAAGCTAATAGGGCTGTTGAATTAAAAGCAGTATATTATCCAGATACACCGCAAACATTATATAATACTGCAAAATGGATTATACAACCTAAAACTGGGAAAATCTATTCGATAGATGATCGAAGAGATAAAACAGGTGATATAGGTTTTTTATCAATGGAACCTAAATTTTGTGGACCGCAGGAATTTATTATAGAAGCTTTTACTGATCAACCAACAAATCAATATCCTCAACAATTAACTTTTAGAGGATATGCTCCACGAAAAATTGTAAAAGCAACTTGGAGTAAAACAAATGGAGGTGAAGGTATTGAAGGTTCCATAAAATATGGAGATGTTGTATATCTAAATGTACAAACAGAAGGGTTAAATGGATCTCGGCTTGCAGTCGAAGTATATGATAAAACATACGCATGGGGGGATAATATGGTAACCTCAGAAACTGTAAAATGTGAAGAAGGAGAAATTAACATTGGTTTCAGAAATACTTTTACTTGGAAAAGTAGATGGCAAGTAGGAGAGGATGATTTTTATATAAAGGTTAAATATGGTGCAGAATATGTAAAAGATAATCATGATGATGATATTCATGCAAGATTTTTAACAATTGAAAATGATATTTCTTCACGAGAAGTAGCATCTTCAACCACAGAAAGACCTGCCACGGTTGGACAAACTCAAGTTAATTTTGAACGCTACGAATTATGCAGGTTTGAGAAAATCACAATCACAGATGACAGTCAGGATGTAGTGCTTTTCGATCAAAAATCTTTAGGAATAGATGTAGAGGAAGGCAAAAAAGAATTTCAGGTTTCCGAAACGATACACTTTGATGTAGATAAATCAAATATAAGAGATGATGCTAAACCTATATTAGAAGGAATAGCTCGACTTTTAATAGATAATCCTAGAATACCAATTACATTAGGAGCACATTGTGATAGTCGTGCGGATAATGACTATAATGCTAGATTGTCGTTGGATAGGGCTAATTCTTCTAAAAGCCACTTGGTTGGTTTGGGAGTAAATGGTGATTTGATAACCACGTTTGGATATGGAGAAGAAAGACCACTGATACCAGATCCTACTGATGGAACAGAGCTTACAGAAGAAGAGCATCAATTGAATCGAAGGGTGACTATAGAATTTATGATATTTGGTGCAGATGCAGAGAGTATCATTTTTGAAGTTATTTCTGGAGATACTGAGTTTCCAAAACCAATTACTTTTCAAATTGATGAATTCAATACAGATCAATGTATTCGAAGAGGTATGCGGAATGAAGATCACAGAATGGAAGTTCCTATCAAAATTCTAACTGTTGATAATAATGCAACTAATGCAGATACAAAGCAAGGTAGCAATTTTACCTCCGAGGTTTTCTCTGATATGTCGAGAATTGGCATTACTCCTATTAAATATATATGGCCGATAAGTAGTCCTCAGAATCAGTTTCAATATCATATACATAGTTGTAGATATTATGCATATCCTGATAAACCAACATTATTAGGTAATATTTATCCGGATATCAAATGGAAACTCGAATTCTTTTTAAATCTTTCTAATGAGCTTAGTGTCAGATGGCAAAACCAAAGCCCTGCGCAACATAGGGAGTTACAACAAAAAGCAGGTAGAATTGGAGCAGAAAATAGATGGCAACAAAAGGATACATCTTTTGGTTTTGAAATTGAAGCAAAATGGAATAAATCAGGAGAAGACTCTTATGCTCGTACCCAATCTTTGAAAGTAGAATTTGAGCGTAAAATCAAAAAACTCTATGATATGTTTTCTTCAATAGGAAACATTGCTTCAGGAATAACAAATAAAACGAAAGGAAATATTAGAAATATGGGATTCCGAGGTGTTCCTGCAGTTTTTTCTGTTACTCCTCCTAATCTAAGTTTAACAGGCAACTGGTTTCTTAAAAGAGCGCAAGAAAGTGATAAGGCTATTAAAGAAATTGGGACTCAAATAGAGATAGAGTTTAAAGCAAGTCCTCTGATAGGTTTAGAGATTACTATTGATCTTATTGGAGCGGCCATAGGAGTGGCGGCAGGTGCTATAAGTGGAGGAAGTGCTTCAACGAAAGCGGTTGAATTATGGCAAACATTTGATGATGCTCTTAATGAAGGTAAAGGAATTGGAGGAGAAGAAGCTGGGGCAGATGTTAAGGCGGATGTATATGTAGATTTGGTATTATCAGGAGAAATAAGCTCCGAAATTGGTTTTTCTTTTAATACTGTTGGAGATCCAAACCCAGGAGTAAAACTCGAATTAGCAAGCAAAATTGGAATTGAGTTAAAAGCAGGGATTTTAATTGAAGGTGAAATAAGGGCTTGGGTAGTAAAAGCAAATGCTTATTTTAAAGCTACCGCCAGTGGAAAAGCATCGATAACTTTCGGACATGGAGTAGAATATGATGACAAAGGACTTTTCTATATTCCTCAACTTGGTTTTGATGGTTTAGACGTAGAGTACGAAGTTTCTGCAGCAGCAGGACTTTCTATAGAAAAAGATATCGTTGAAGGAGCGCCTGAGGTTGATTGGGATAATAGTTGGACTATACTTAAAGATGAATATAAAGAATTAGTGCCCAAATTTGATGTTGTTAAAAGTTTAGCGGAGTTAACAGGGTTTGATCCTAAGATTCCAATAATGAGAAATGATTCGTAA
- a CDS encoding type VI secretion system Vgr family protein, protein MALQSNIQIFIGGTLIPTYKRLMLRQDLDSHHILELVCRMDVLEKLGGEMASESKNFLGEIITLQVSSSQGFSGYGELEFKGVVIKVNNTKGFDNGEEDTVEIKAQSASIIADDGPHFTSHNDVGLAEILNKTFQGYDQSKLETSFNPTVTSNIHYSVQHNDSAYQYASRLAAQYSEWFYYDGKALIFGKPKDSEEVILTYGHDLKKFTLELNPTPNNFKYFTNDYLTDGLHEKTTTGVNSGVNGYNSFTSNKSEEIYAKETSVYLNSYNDPELKQRFDTHVEQQKKTQELKQVLIKGVSDNPGVYLGQVIKIKEASGSQGSYRITKVMHTATENGNYINRFEGVTADIDVYPNTNTMAFPKSGSQVAIVTENSDPDGLSRIKVQFPWQRPDGETTPWLRMITPHSGGEKGFHFIPEIGEEVLVGFEGGNAERPYVMGALYNGGKNAQNWQSQNNDVKAIRTRSGHTIELNDSKGAEFITITDKNRNVVHIDTANNDITISAGENMTLNAKNMQINVEENLDISVGKNKSESITGDSFISATNEDKQIGETIKVISSDYKQEAQEISTDASGEIKTNAGGKITIASAETVEYGE, encoded by the coding sequence ATGGCATTACAATCCAATATTCAGATATTTATAGGAGGAACTCTCATTCCTACTTATAAGAGATTAATGCTCCGACAAGATCTAGATTCACATCATATACTAGAGTTGGTATGTCGTATGGATGTACTAGAAAAACTTGGTGGGGAGATGGCCTCGGAGAGTAAAAATTTTCTGGGAGAAATTATTACTTTACAAGTCTCCTCTTCTCAAGGTTTTTCAGGTTATGGAGAATTAGAGTTTAAAGGAGTAGTGATCAAAGTAAATAATACCAAAGGTTTTGATAACGGAGAAGAGGATACTGTAGAAATAAAAGCACAAAGTGCTAGTATTATTGCAGATGATGGTCCTCATTTTACTTCTCATAATGATGTAGGATTGGCAGAAATATTAAACAAAACATTTCAAGGATATGATCAATCCAAATTAGAAACTAGTTTTAATCCGACAGTTACTTCTAATATACACTACAGTGTTCAACATAATGATAGTGCTTATCAATATGCAAGTAGATTAGCTGCGCAATATAGTGAGTGGTTCTATTATGATGGAAAGGCTCTAATCTTTGGAAAACCAAAAGATAGCGAAGAAGTGATTTTGACATATGGTCATGATCTTAAAAAATTCACTTTAGAACTTAACCCAACTCCAAATAACTTCAAGTACTTTACCAATGATTATCTTACTGATGGATTGCATGAGAAGACTACTACGGGAGTAAATTCTGGTGTAAATGGATATAATAGTTTTACAAGTAATAAAAGTGAAGAGATTTATGCCAAGGAGACTAGTGTTTATCTTAATTCATATAATGATCCAGAGTTAAAACAACGTTTTGATACCCATGTAGAACAACAAAAGAAAACACAAGAACTAAAACAAGTTCTTATTAAGGGAGTTAGTGATAACCCGGGAGTTTATCTTGGACAAGTAATAAAGATAAAGGAAGCGTCTGGCTCCCAGGGGAGTTATCGAATTACTAAGGTAATGCATACTGCGACAGAAAATGGTAATTATATAAATCGTTTTGAAGGAGTTACAGCTGATATCGATGTGTATCCAAATACGAATACAATGGCATTTCCTAAAAGTGGATCTCAAGTAGCTATTGTAACAGAAAATTCGGATCCTGATGGGTTGAGTCGAATAAAAGTACAATTTCCGTGGCAAAGACCAGATGGAGAAACAACACCATGGCTTCGTATGATCACTCCACATTCTGGAGGGGAGAAAGGTTTCCATTTTATACCAGAGATAGGAGAAGAGGTACTGGTTGGTTTTGAAGGAGGTAATGCAGAGCGTCCTTATGTGATGGGAGCTTTGTATAATGGAGGTAAAAATGCTCAGAACTGGCAATCTCAAAATAATGATGTTAAAGCAATTCGTACTCGTAGCGGACATACTATCGAACTTAATGATAGCAAAGGAGCTGAGTTTATTACCATAACAGATAAGAATAGAAATGTAGTGCACATTGATACCGCTAATAATGATATAACAATCTCAGCAGGAGAAAATATGACTCTTAATGCTAAAAATATGCAGATCAATGTAGAAGAAAATCTGGATATTTCTGTTGGTAAAAATAAATCAGAAAGTATTACAGGAGATTCTTTTATCAGCGCAACCAATGAGGATAAGCAAATTGGTGAAACAATAAAAGTGATAAGTAGTGATTATAAACAAGAAGCTCAAGAGATTTCTACAGACGCAAGTGGAGAAATCAAAACCAATGCAGGAGGTAAAATTACTATAGCAAGTGCAGAAACAGTAGAATATGGTGAATGA
- a CDS encoding DUF2931 family protein: MVNDSRIFNMIFLVVTITLGSISVISCQNNDPEKKRKMSSIGMKKHEWRPSASAPKYSPMQIHKGRFIYENGESINIPAGHTLHQGWGKSGPTHVVGDDFKPIPIQLEIVWVSYLEKKFFRGTFDLPAEKLSKLFKEGYIDRLGKKETYSEINVGLAPGGVIVIWLIGNGWTTEIARFQGGETEVGITEFAPSAVMTLEEYMNSVLEDDFDEEIKAKMNLDSIPFGKWDVYRKKHQWKPSIKFKKEGELKEFRITFYNGESVYTIGSNKMLDQFKDYPVPDHIRIEWMDKNSNEFGAKIYFDENETHAVFQKIFEKSKYKPTELIVEIDKYNSNIIIALQNESETIDFKKVRVKVYETSN; encoded by the coding sequence ATGGTGAATGATTCACGAATATTTAATATGATTTTTCTTGTTGTAACAATTACCCTTGGCAGTATTAGTGTTATATCATGTCAAAACAATGACCCTGAAAAGAAAAGAAAAATGAGTTCTATAGGAATGAAAAAACACGAATGGAGACCATCGGCCAGTGCACCAAAATACAGCCCTATGCAGATCCATAAAGGTCGTTTTATTTATGAAAATGGTGAAAGTATTAATATTCCCGCAGGGCATACTTTACATCAAGGCTGGGGTAAATCAGGACCAACTCATGTAGTAGGTGATGATTTTAAACCAATTCCCATACAGTTAGAAATAGTATGGGTTTCGTATCTGGAAAAAAAATTCTTTAGAGGAACGTTTGATTTACCCGCAGAAAAGTTATCTAAACTTTTTAAGGAAGGATATATTGATCGGTTGGGTAAAAAAGAAACCTATAGTGAAATTAATGTAGGATTAGCTCCAGGAGGAGTAATAGTAATATGGCTCATAGGAAATGGATGGACAACTGAAATAGCAAGGTTTCAAGGGGGAGAAACAGAGGTAGGCATAACAGAATTTGCACCTTCTGCTGTTATGACTTTAGAAGAGTATATGAATTCGGTATTAGAAGATGATTTTGATGAGGAGATTAAAGCTAAAATGAATCTAGATAGTATTCCTTTTGGAAAATGGGATGTTTATAGAAAAAAACACCAATGGAAACCATCAATAAAGTTTAAAAAAGAAGGAGAATTAAAAGAATTTCGAATAACTTTTTATAATGGTGAAAGTGTATATACTATTGGATCAAATAAAATGTTAGATCAATTTAAAGACTATCCAGTTCCGGATCATATTAGAATAGAATGGATGGATAAAAATAGTAATGAGTTCGGTGCTAAAATCTATTTTGACGAAAATGAAACCCATGCGGTTTTTCAAAAAATATTTGAAAAATCAAAATATAAGCCAACAGAACTAATTGTAGAAATTGACAAATACAACAGTAATATTATAATTGCTTTACAAAATGAATCAGAAACCATTGATTTTAAAAAGGTAAGAGTAAAAGTATACGAAACTTCTAATTAA